From the Porites lutea chromosome 5, jaPorLute2.1, whole genome shotgun sequence genome, the window TGACACTATACAGAATCCGGCCGACGAAGCATCAAGGGGGATGACAGTTGAAGCATTGTTAAATAATGAACGCTGGATACAAGGACCAGACTTTCTAAAGCAACCTGAAGAAGAATGGCCACAAAGACCAACAGACATGGGCAAGATTTCTCCCGATGATCCTGAAGTAAAGAAAACTGCTGTAGCATTTGCAAGTGAAACAAGCGAACAAACCGAAGATTACATTAGCAAAACCTTTGAAAGATTCTCTTCATGGACTCATTTGAAAAGGGTCGTGGCATGGATTCTACGCTACAAAGGCATGTTACGCAAACAGAGCCAGCTgcgcaaagaaaacaagaaaatccacTTCCAATCAAGCAAAGGTGAAATTGTCCCCTTAACTGTGTGCGAGATAAGGGACGCCGAAGAAGTCATCATTAAGCTCGTGCAGAACCAAAGCTTCAAAGAAGACATGCAAACCCTTAGGCGGGTCACTCAAGAAACACAAGACAAGAAAATTGCAGTGAAGAAGTGTAGCAATATCTACAAACTTGACCCGTTTATGGAAAATGGTTTCATGCGAGTTGGAGGACGTCTCCACAATGCACGAATCAAGATCGACGCAAAACACCCTATTATTCTTCCAAAGAAGCATCACGTTGTCAACCTCATTATTGATTACTATCACCGAGCTTCTGGGCACTCAGGAGTTGAATACACCTTATCGTTACTCAGACAAGGCTACTGGATAATAGGCGCACGATCGATTGTACGCAACATCATCAACAAATGTTTTAATTGCCGGCGACGTCAAGCACCTGTTATGCAACAAAAGATGGCGAGCTTACCAGAAGATCGCATAACACCTTCAAAGCCACCATTCACCTATGTAGGAGTCGACTATTTTGGTCCCTTCTTAGTAAGTCGAGGAAGAGTAACAGCTAAGAGATATGGAGTTTTGTTTACCTGTCTTGCCATCCGTGCAGTCCACATTGAAGTCGTACACTCTATGGACACTGAATCCTTTATCAATGCTCTACGTCGCTTTATTTCAAGGCGAGGACGTCCAGAAGAAATTAGGTCAGACAACGGAGGAAACTTTGTAAAAGGCGAAAAGGAGCTACGCGAAGCTTTGCAACAATGGAACCAGGCTCAAATTCACGATTATTTGCTGCAACATGATGTCAAGTGGATATTCAACACACCCGCTGCTTCTCACCACGGAGGAGTATGGGAAAGATGTATCAGAACTGTAAGGAAAGTCATGAAGGCGCTACTTAAAGAACAAGTTCTTGACGATGAAGGTCTATGCACGCTGATGTGTGAAGTGGAATCAATCGTGAATGGAAGACCAATTACAAAGGTGTCTGACGATCCACGAGATTGCAACGCACTCACGCCCAATCATTTGCTGCTACTTCGAGGAGGATCAGCAATGCCACCCGGAGCGTTTTCAAGAGAGCATAACTACAGCTGTCGCCGATGGCGCCAAGTACAGTATCTCAGCAACCTGTTTTGGCGACGATGGACGCGAGAATATTTACCTTCGTTACAGCAACGCCAAAGGTGGAACAAGCCACAGAGAAATCTCGCTGTGAATGATATTGTGCTGCTTCTAGACGAGAACACGCCCCGCAGTATCTGGCCATTAGGACGAGTAATTGAAGTCTACAGCAATCGTGGAGATGGATTAGTACGTTCAGCTAAAGTCAAGACCAGATCAACGGAACTGGTGCGACCAGTGGACAAGATTGTTTTACTGGAGTCAAGTGCAGAGGACGCAATTGACGCAAGCAAGGATCAGTAAGATGTTATTATAATGGACATTTATCAGCTCACGCTTTGAACACTATATTTTACAATCTATAGTTTGTTAGGTTAAGCGTTTCAAACCTGCCATAGTTATTTGGTAAAGGCTAATTTTATCGCCTTTAAGGGGCCGGAATGTTAGTTTTGAAACGCTCTTTTGTTCATTTGTCTTATAGTATTTTTCAGTTGCTTTAagacagttttattttttggttatAGAACGTGATTATATCAATCTTTCTAGAAACATTTCGTAGGTTTTTACGCTTATGTCATGGTGCGGTACTTTCCGCTAGGAAACGCGTAAAGCGTAGGTACAGTTTTACTTAGTTAAGGCCCTAGGCATAATACACGTATACTCTATTGTAAAAGAGGCAACGCAATATTAGAAATTATAAGTTATCCCGCTATCATTGGAGTTGCTATCGGAAGACATTTTGCTGTTGCTAGATTGCTATCTTTTGCTACTTTTGGTGCGAGTCGTCGACAAAGTAagtcttttattttcttatggTTATTTAGTACTGTAATTCGTGGAACTATCAAGTCTTAACGCTATCTCATGAGAAGGACATTGATTTGAAGACAAAACTGCTGGAATCAAACAGGATTGATTATTGTTACTGTTACCAAAGTATTTTATATAATCTAGTTTAGTGTTTTTAAGATAAGTTCTGTTCAAGCGGAATCGCTACGATATAGTTTTTTGATTGTTTTATTCACGCTGAGAGTTAAATGTTATTGTCTCGGTTAATTAGCTCAAGTATCAATTATGGGATTTTTCAGTTGTGTGCTTCTTGCATCATAGTTTTATGTCGTTTAGATTATTCTACCCTTTAGTCCTAATTTTATAGTTAATCTAAGTAGTTCGTATTCTTTAATTATCGCTTTCAGTTCGAACCTACGTCTAACTACGTTTAGCTGCGTCTACGTCTACGTCCACGTTTTGTTACGTCGTAACTAGGCTACGAACATTGCTATTACATTGAATTATTGTTGTACACGCGACTACTATTGTTATGAACTTTAAGGATCTGTCATTAAATCTGCTTTGATATTCTATCACGTGGAGTTCGAATCATCTATCGCCTCGCACCGTGCTACCCCTGTTATTGTTGAGATTTGGATTATTCGCGACCTCCAGAATTTCAGCAATTACAATGGGGTGCGAGAAGAAGCAATGAGAGGAGAGAGGAGAGGGAGTCGGACCAGAACGCCAGCAGCTATACAGAACGCCATAGGTTGCGTAGCGGTTCTCTTCTTTTCGAGGGTCCCAGTATCTTTTCCGCTCTTTCTCCTACCCCTCTCGTTCACATTTGAACTAAGTCTTAGAAAAACATGGTTTAAGTTTGGTAGTGAACTGCTTCATTGATTCATTGTTAGATCGACAAAGTTATAACAAGAAAGTTGTTGAGCAATGTGTGGTTATCCCCGCTATAACCTGACTAACTTCAAAATTCTCAGTTGTTTCAACTTCAAATAGGGCCGCATTCTATTTCTAACCAGGTGAAACCCTGATCGGAACTGATGCTTGACTACAAAGACGATTTCCtttaaaaagcaacaacaacaaaaaaacagccaaaaacttGTCTCAAATCAATAACCAAATCGTCCAAAGTTTGTGTAACTCGCTTGCCAACTCGGTTCCCAACTCGGTTCTTAACTCTCTTGTTAGTTTAACTCCCCATACTTTCACTAATGCGGTCCAACTTTTGTACTGTGTTAATGAGATGAATATATATTTTACGCGCGTTTCTGTGTAGGTACTTTTTCCGTACAATAGATTCTCACGAATGTTTGCGAGAAAATATAATAATGATTCAAATTTTTAACGACATCGTTGTCAGGTGCTACTCTTCGACTGAAAGACTGCGGATCGCTTGCGTTTCATGAAAACTGAGGAAGGTCAAGTTGCCAGGATGACTTTATGAACAATTTAGAAGATCTGGACCACTGCTAAGTCTCACGAACTCACTGAAAATGTATCATGCGTCGACTCTGATCGCAAAGAGAGCTCGGAACCTCAAGGCTATCCTTGCTTCTCCACGTCTTGACCAACCGACGGGGCGATATTACAGTCGGTGCGTAGGATCAACTAGTTTTATAGTCAAACGCCAAGATATTTTtcacaaaattgttttcaaagtttgtgATTCGAGCAGGAACATAGCTGATGAGCGTTCGGACTGATGTTCGATACCCTGGTACTGGAAACCGAGGATAAAAAATTTCACATTGATGTATCTTTAGCTTGTCCAAGGAGCTCACGAACAAAAATACCCTTTGATTTTTGTTAGGTTTATTTTCATGCTttgattgattattttcttgttattccTATGGGGTTTTATCATAAAGTGTAGTTGCACCGCCTGACGCCGCGCTCCCAAGGAAAAGAGCCAACACTGAAACATGAGAGTATGAAAatgtaagaaattttatttatatactACTTGTGTCGTACCTTGTCCTGTCGTGAAAAAAACTGGTCAGAAATTTAGCTCAATCATATTTCTTAACACaagctttttgtttcttttcttgccATGAGTTGCTTGTTGAGATCACATCGAGCCGTGGACGATCAGGGCCCGGGGAACTCTGATGAAGAAAAAGTAAAGAGATAGTCTGTAGAGGTAAGTATTTTAAAACCAGTAAGTTTCGTTAAATCAAATCACGATTCCTGAATCAAATaatgaaactgaaaagaaaaaccgGTAATATTGATCGGTATTGGTGAAGTTGAGGATGTAAGGATATAAGCAGGCATATGTATGAACGTACAAGGGAAAACTGAATTGAATTAACGGATTGCGATAAGTTGAGGTTCAGACGAGTGACTCAGTGACTGGTTTCCTCCGCTAATCTCGGTGGATTTTTTAGCAAGTGTAAATCATTTGCAATACTGAGTTAATTGAGTTAACTGGtcttaaaaacacaaaattattaAGTTATGGTAATATTATAGAACCACACGGAAACTTATAGAAGAAATGTTTCCCATCCGCGGATATTGCGAAGTAACTCAGTTGTTTTCTAGCATAGAAATTCTTGCaatatgaaaattttaaaaaaattcaacttggtgtttttttttttaattttagtgtCAAAATACTCCATTCCTTTTCGAGTTTTTTTAGTTAACTCGCAACTCACCCATAATTGTACCAGAATTCCATTCTATAACTCTCGCACACATAATTGCATTAGTTTTCAGAATCAAAATACATTGATTTCTTCTTGTTATCTCTCTTCATTTACAGATTAGAAAGGACTCTAAGAATTCAGCCGCCTAAATACAACAACGAGAGAATACTGATGTAGGTACGCATCACAAATTTTGTGGTTTTGAAAATTAGCTTCAAAAAAACATTCCTGGTAGTGGAAAAACTAGACAACGCCCTAAATTTTTAATCATgaaatttccaaaacaaaaaattgaaaaatgctAAATCAAGAGCTATACTAGCAATTTAAAGTTAAATTACTTTGCGACTACTGTAATCGGGGCCACCTAGACAaaaagttgaccaatcggattacaaaggaaaataacaatacattcggagaaagttagttgtcaatcataataaacgaaacgaaaataaacaacatggaTAGAAATCAACCTACAgacttgaccttttgaacccgctgAAGAAGCACGTGTTTTCCGAGTGGTCCGTTAGAGTGAAACGCATGCCGGGTTTGGGGGGAAGAAATGAGGTCTAAGACACATTGCTCTTTAATCGGTTGCATAGCGGACACCTTTCGTGGTAGTCAGCAGATAATTGCAGTATTTTtcctaaaataaatatttcaggGTTGAGAAGGGAACCACCTTCCCTGCTAGCAGGGAAGGAACCACCAAGGAAataactcaaatttgaagaaaacaatATCATGCCGCTTTGTTTTTTTCGCATATCGTATTTTTCCTTTGGTATTGAAATTGCAAAACGCGCAAGCAACCGTGTAAATTCTTTAGAATGGTCCATATTTTGGCTTTTCCTACCATGCACGCAAGCACAACAGTTTCGAAGTCAATTCTTTCGCTCCAAGTTCAGCATTTCTTTCTTAACACAACTGAGTTAAGACTTTTAGGAAGTCGACCTGCGCGCGACCCAAGCGAGcgacaacaagaaaaaaagcgCGCGACATTGAATGACTTTGTGAAAGTCTAAATTGAGTCCGGCCGCTAATGAAAATTAACTTGGTTAAACTCTTTTAACCCAGGGCCCTCGCATTTGAAAAATAACTAATAAAATTTAATACAGTgcaacctcgatataacgaaagaccaagggactggcaaaatatctTCGCTATATCGAGGTTCGTTTAACTTATATCGAagtttttttcatattgccttaTATCTTTTCTATTCCTGGAGTTGAAAAAGATAGTTTTTAGACTGAGGActatattgaggttccactgcaaTAAACATTACGTTCATATAAATAGTATCTTTGTTGGAATAAGAATTTTCCAGCATCTAAATTTATCATTGGTCCGTTTCGATCCTAGATCTGATGCGTAGTTAGCTTCAAAACACTTGTCTTTACAAAACTGGAATTTGTCCTAGACTACTGCGTTTTCAAACCAGCAAGGCCGGAGCATATTCAACGATGCAGGATGGAGTCTTTTTTTACGAAAGTTCTCGATTAAATCTTCTCCTGTAGAACTCTTGTCAGAAAATGCCATATCAGACTGTTTTAAACTGACCAAGTTGCAATAAACATGAATTCAAACAAATTAACATTTGATTTTAATTCTTTTCGTAAATTACCATGCACTTTTATGCAAACAGTAACTGTTTTTGGAAAGTCTCGCCTGGCACTGATGCAGGTATTGTTTCTCTGCAAAAGTCAATAACAAACCTATTCTACAGTgctcatgttttaaaagctccATTATCTTGACTTGTTCAATGGAATGTTACCTTTTCATTTTAACAGATAAATAATTAGCAGAAAGCTAGACAATGTTTGGCAGAAGAAATGAAACTCATGAAACACGAAGTTGAGAGATTCAAAAATGTAAGTACTATCTGCACCATTGTCTTACGTCCTGCAATGATTATAAATTAGCGTTATATCCCAATAAGCGAAATAATTTCCTTTTCAGGCCTCGGCTTTCATATCATACTTTGTATGATTGTATGAAGGGTTGCTTGGTCTAGCTTGGGCGACAGCTGCTCCCTGGAAATATACAGCAGTTTAAGTACTTCAAGTTACTATTAGCACTGGGTAAACTAAAACTCCAACCCTGCAAGCAAGAGGAAAATATGCTCCCTAGCCGGATACAACAGTCTATGATAGATAAAACGTTTTACTAGATGGATTGGGTTTCCAACCCCatagcaagcaagggagacagaagctccctggactgatacgtCATTCAATGATAGATGGATGTTACTATTAAAACAAGATAACCTGGAatttcaacccagcaagcaagggagacaggagttcctgggctgatacttcagtcaatgataTATGGAatgtactattaaaactagataacctgggattccaacccagcaaacaagggagacaggagctccctggactgatacttcagtctatgatagatgGAACTTCCCAATAAAACTAGATAaagtgggattccaacccagcaagcaagggagataggagctccctggactgatacttcagtctatgatagatAGAACATACCattaaaactagaaaaactgggattccaacccagcaagtaagggagacaggagctccctggactgatacttcagtatATGATACatgtagatgaaacttacttttCATGCCCAAATTCTGGAAGCAAATGAAGTGCGTTACGTCTTCACCTCTAATAATAGTATTGGACTGGTGGGgagcagcaattctttcaataaagTAAAAACACAAACTGCTTTTAGTACTAAAATACTAAAAGAggattctaaaaaaaaaaaggtggccCGTTGAcctcaagccaggtggagggtttcgtgcgttccacagggtgcttgtctacttatgcgCGGCGAGTGGTATtgagccatcagttacaccgaggtctgggtggtcgcctctgaccgacaggtgatgtattgggcgcct encodes:
- the LOC140938140 gene encoding uncharacterized protein → MAKSRLAPLKAMTIPRMELSAAVLATGLDRMIKQEVTLSIDQSTFWTDSTCVLRYIENKDKRFQTFVANRISVILDQSTATQWRHVDTIQNPADEASRGMTVEALLNNERWIQGPDFLKQPEEEWPQRPTDMGKISPDDPEVKKTAVAFASETSEQTEDYISKTFERFSSWTHLKRVVAWILRYKGMLRKQSQLRKENKKIHFQSSKGEIVPLTVCEIRDAEEVIIKLVQNQSFKEDMQTLRRVTQETQDKKIAVKKCSNIYKLDPFMENGFMRVGGRLHNARIKIDAKHPIILPKKHHVVNLIIDYYHRASGHSGVEYTLSLLRQGYWIIGARSIVRNIINKCFNCRRRQAPVMQQKMASLPEDRITPSKPPFTYVGVDYFGPFLVSRGRVTAKRYGVLFTCLAIRAVHIEVVHSMDTESFINALRRFISRRGRPEEIRSDNGGNFVKGEKELREALQQWNQAQIHDYLLQHDVKWIFNTPAASHHGGVWERCIRTVRKVMKALLKEQVLDDEGLCTLMCEVESIVNGRPITKVSDDPRDCNALTPNHLLLLRGGSAMPPGAFSREHNYSCRRWRQVQYLSNLFWRRWTREYLPSLQQRQRWNKPQRNLAVNDIVLLLDENTPRSIWPLGRVIEVYSNRGDGLVRSAKVKTRSTELVRPVDKIVLLESSAEDAIDASKDQ